In Drosophila subpulchrella strain 33 F10 #4 breed RU33 chromosome 3R, RU_Dsub_v1.1 Primary Assembly, whole genome shotgun sequence, the following are encoded in one genomic region:
- the LOC119563044 gene encoding NADH-ubiquinone oxidoreductase subunit 8, with amino-acid sequence MSVTMRIFTASRTGQRMFGSHGARLLAAQRTEPKDIVEVPKGYVYVNNKELSMELADITDRAASTMFFGELFRGFAVTLAHIFKEPATINYPFEKGPLSPRFRGEHALRRYPSGEERCIACKLCEAICPAQAITIEAEERADGSRRTTRYDIDMTKCIYCGFCQEACPVDAIVEGPNFEFSTETHEELLYNKEKLLCNGDKWESEIASNLQADHLYR; translated from the exons ATGTCGGTAACAATGCGAATTTTCACCGCATCACGCACTG GTCAGCGCATGTTTGGCAGCCATGGAGCCCGTCTGCTGGCCGCCCAGCGAACAGAACCTAAAGACATCGTCGAGGTTCCCAAGGGCTATGTGTATGTAAACAACAAGGAGCTGAGCATGGAGTTGGCCGACATCACGGATCGGGCCGCCTCCACCATGTTCTTTGGCGAGCTCTTCCGCGGATTCGCCGTCACCCTGGCGCACATCTTCAAGGAGCCGGCCACCATCAACTATCCCTTTGAGAAGGGACCCCTGAGCCCGCGATTCCGTGGAGAACATGCCCTCCGGCGTTATCCCAGCGGCGAGGAGCGCTGCATCGCCTGCAAGCTGTGCGAGGCCATCTGCCCCGCCCAGGCCATCACCATCGAGGCGGAGGAGCGTGCCGATGGCAGCAGACGCACCACCCGCTACGACATCGACATGACTAAGTGCATCTACTGCGGATTCTGTCAG GAGGCCTGTCCCGTTGACGCCATCGTCGAGGGACCCAACTTCGAATTCTCCACGGAGACGCACGAGGAGCTGCTCTACAACAAGGAGAAGCTGCTCTGCAACGGCGACAAGTGGGAGTCCGAGATTGCCTCCAACCTGCAGGCCGATCATCTCTATCGTTAA
- the LOC119545743 gene encoding probable ATP-dependent RNA helicase spindle-E: protein MEYDQELMDFFDFSKDFKREAAPQGYISSDPNNMAVDAVESKVVKREVIGTDYVAEIVAKEKLRLNGALRDDCPQGERNRTLNDLDTDDEEDEVEIRRDDEYYKRYRFNLNRDRNLPIYAKREEILAAINANPVVILKGETGCGKTTQVPQYILDEGFKSGQYCNIVVTQPRRIAAISIANRVCQERQWQENTVCNYQVGLHRPTTLEDTRLLYCTTGVLLNNLIINKTLTHYTHIVLDEVHERDQDMDFLLIVVRRLLATNSRHVKIILMSATIDATELSDYFTTSKSIPPVITASHGRKHSIEKFYRDQLKGIKWKEEGDYDPYIPRISDEGYRSAVKIIMVIDNMERDDAKQSRVNYEEAVSHGAVLIFLPGVYEIDTMAQNITTMLQDDRNIKFFIVRCFSLMTPENQRDVFHPPPLGYRKIILTTNIAESSITVPDVSYVIDFCLTKVLVTDTATSFTSLRLTWASKANCRQRAGRVGRLRSGRVYRMVNKSFYQTEMSEFGIPEMLRLPLQNSVLRAKELEMGSPVELLALALSPPNLSDIRNTILLLKEVGALFPTVDGVYNEMDGDITFWGTIMARLPLDTRLSRLIILGYVFNLLEEVIIIAAGLSMRGLYVDEGGRHKKCESFWMHYTFADGSGSDLVAIWRVYLTYLNMVEVGHQHESAIRWANRFHVSLRSLKEMHLLVQELRVRCERLGLVPFTAVASQKLGDRERSIILKVIIAGAFYPNYFMRSKGSCVEPDRDMYQVISGHDPCRTVYFTNYKPGIMGELYTRRIKELFRESKIPPENIDVTFQHGSEKVFVTFKHDDCNADTSKMVNVSGRIQKEVYKAVRMRVDRLQRPIRIMEHATFMNYVQQRKIGEVIDGCWVPPTKTINVELLALPSVYDKTVTGLITCIVSCGKFYFQPQSFAECIRNMSEIFNASQQLRNHVFNAGAITKGMMVLAKRDSQFQRATVIRPENQSNRQPMFYVRFIDYGDCALLPIEQLRLMPDELLRQYGDLPPRVFECRLALVQPSMVVTANNRWPIAANDKLKAVAKCGRIDIEVYSLFNNVAAVLIHMRDGLLNEKLVELKLARRADEDFMSRQDHDFRLRRQESARYSTFAERQRINEEYLRSCLLPQDQDLPPPPLDKCNNIVMLKGPYSPLETTVYSTIRVGVWKSVKIDTTSVNAVLLDADPQDQHDQMIVAHTTVESADRQTLTARGTTLMPNIHGFGALMAMLFCPTMQLKCNKAGTRYVSILAGMGCDPETNEPYFEEHDMVINLDVNILEDDVNLINQMRYYIDSVFFNFKDENHPAVSVNERVSIYTHLRSLINRLLSKDRSYIEINSSNSDYVWEKNEDLPKQAEPFGKRAIFPMHSITELVEEDMGHVLQLVENCNKLYEWRNFEGVLAPMSCKLCNQLLESVPQLRMHLLTQLHRDREKQIDYHHQ, encoded by the exons ATGGAATACGACCAGGAACTAATGGATTTCTTCGACTTTTCGAAGGACTTCAAGCGCGAGGCAGCCCCACAGGGCTATATTAGCAGCGATCCGAACAACATGGCCGTGGATGCCGTCGAATCGAAGGTGGTTAAGCGCGAGGTGATCGGCACCGACTATGTCGCCGAAATCGTGGCCAAGGAGAAGCTCCGGCTCAACGGG GCGCTGCGCGACGATTGCCCTCAAGGCGAGCGCAATCGCACCCTGAACGACTTGGACACAGACGACGAGGAGGACGAGGTCGAAATCCGGCGGGATGACGAGTACTACAAGAGGTACAGATTCAATCTGAATCGCGACAGGAATCTGCCGATCTACGCCAAAAGGGAGGAGATTTTGGCGGCCATCAATGCAAATCCGGTTGTAATTCTCAAGGGCGAAACAGGATGTGGCAAGACCACGCAG GTGCCCCAATACATTTTGGACGAGGGTTTCAAGAGCGGCCAATACTGCAACATTGTGGTTACCCAACCTCGACGCATAGCTGCCATTTCTATAGCCAACAGAGTGTGCCAGGAGCGCCAATGGCAGGAGAACACCGTGTGCAACTACCAGGTGGGTCTGCATCGTCCCACTACTCTGGAGGACACCCGGCTGCTGTACTGCACCACCGGTGTGCTTCTTAACAACCTGATTATCAACAAGACACTAACCCACTACACCCACATCGTGTTGGACGAGGTGCACGAAAGAGACCAGGACATGGACTTTCTGCTGATTGTAGTGCGCCGCCTGCTGGCCACAAACTCACGTCACGTGAAGATCATTCTGATGTCGGCCACGATCGATGCCACGGAACTGTCGGACTATTTTACCACCTCGAAATCGATTCCGCCGGTAATCACCGCCAGTCATGGACGTAAACACTCGATCGAGAAGTTCTACCGCGACCAACTAAAGGGTATTAAGTGGAAAGAAGAGGGTGATTATGATCCGTACATTCCACGCATCTCCGACGAAGGCTACAGATCGGCGGTGAAGATAATTATGGTTATTGACAACATGGAACGGGACGATGCGAAACAGTCGCGGGTAAACTATGAGGAGGCCGTAAGCCATGGAGCTGTGCTCATCTTTCTGCCAGGCGTCTACGAAATTGACACCATGGCTCAAAACATTACTACAATGTTGCAAGATGA CCGAaatattaagttttttattgtaCGCTGCTTTTCTTTGATGACCCCGGAGAACCAAAGGGATGTGTTCCACCCACCGCCTCTGGGTTACCGCAAGATCATTCTGACCACCAACATCGCTGAGAGCTCTATCACAGTGCCAGATGTGTCCTACGTTATTGATTTCTGTCTTACCAAAGTGCTGGTCACCGATACGGCCACCAGCTTCACGTCTCTTCGCCTGACCTGGGCCTCCAAGGCCAATTGTCGCCAGCGTGCCGGGCGTGTTGGCCGTCTCCGAAGTGGACGTGTCTACCGTATGGTCAACAAATCCTTTTACCAAACTGAAATGTCCGAGTTTGGGATACCAGAAATGTTGCGTCTGCCCTTGCAAAATTCGGTGCTCAGGGCCAAAGAGCTGGAAATGGGATCACCGGTAGAGCTGTTGGCCTTGGCTCTATCTCCACCCAATCTCTCGGATATACGGAACACCATATTGCTGCTGAAGGAGGTGGGTGCACTATTTCCGACTGTGGATGGCGTCTACAACGAGATGGATGGTGATATTACCTTCTGGGGCACCATCATGGCTCGGCTGCCGTTGGACACTCGTCTGTCGCGTCTGATCATATTGGGCTATGTGTTCAACTTACTCGAGGAAGTGATTATCATAG CCGCTGGCTTATCGATGCGTGGCTTGTATGTTGATGAAGGTGGCAGACATAAAAAATGCGAGTCATTTTGGATGCACTACACTTTTGCCGATGGATCTGGCTCCGACTTGGTGGCCATTTGGCGCGTTTATCTG ACATATTTAAACATGGTGGAAGTTGGCCACCAGCATGAGTCTGCTATTCGTTGGGCAAATCGATTCCACGTCTCCCTGCGATCGCTCAAGGAAATGCACCTGCTGGTGCAGGAGCTACGAGTGCGATGCGAAAGACTCGGACTGGTCCCGTTTACAGCTGTTGCTAGCCAGAAGTTGGGCGACCGCGAGAGATCGATCATCCTTAAAGTGATCATCGCTGGGGCTTTCTACCCCAATTATTTCATGCGTTCGAAGGGGTCGTGTGTGGAACCAGATCGCGATATGTACCAGGTGATATCGGGGCACGATCCCTGTCGCACCGTCTATTTTACCAACTACAAGCCCGGGATCATGGGCGAGCTGTACACTAGGCGCATTAAGGAACTTTTTCGGGAGTCGAAGATCCCGCcggaaaacatcgatgttacCTTTCAGCACGGCTCTGAAAAGGTATTCGTCACTTTCAAGCACGACGATTGCAATGCAGATACATCTAAGATGGTCAACGTTTCGGGCAGAATCCAAAAGGAAGTCTACAAGGCGGTAAGGATGAGAGTTGATCGCTTGCAACGACCAATACGCATTATGGA gCATGCTACGTTTATGAATTACGTACAACAGCGAAAGATTGGAGAAGTGATTGATGGCTGTTGGGTTCCTCCCACAAAGACCATAAATGTAGAGCTGCTTGCACTACCATCTGTCTACGACAAGACTGTTACTGGCTTGATTACTTGC ATTGTCAGCTGTGGAAAGTTTTACTTCCAGCCTCAATCCTTTGCAGAGTGCATTCGCAACATGTCTGAGATCTTCAATGCCTCCCAGCAACTGCGAAATCATGTCTTTAACGCTGGTGCCATCACAAAGGGCATGATGGTGCTGGCCAAGCGGGATAGTCAATTCCAGCGCGCCACAGTGATCCGACCCGAGAACCAGAGCAATCGCCAGCCGATGTTCTATGTTCGTTTCATTGACTATGGAGACTGCGCTTTGTTGCCCATTGAGCAGCTGCGCCTGATGCCGGATGAGCTGTTAAGACAGTACGGAGACTTGCCACCACGTGTGTTCGAGTGCCGGTTGGCGCTCGTTCAGCCCTCTATGGTGGTTACCGCCAATAACCGTTGGCCTATCGCGGCCAATGATAAGCTTAAAGCGGTGGCCAAGTGTGGTCGAATTGATATTGAGGTCTATTCGCTGTTTAataatgttgctgctgttctAATTCATATGCGCGATGGCTTACTCAACGAGAAGCTTGTGGAACTCAAGTTGGCTCGCCGGGCCGACGAAGATTTCATGTCTCGACAGGatcatgacttccgcttgcgCAGACAAGAATCTGCCCGTTACTCGACCTTCGCCGAACGTCAGAGAATCAATGAAGAGTACCTGCGATCCTGCCTGCTGCCCCAAGACCAGGACCTGCCACCGCCTCCGCTGGATAAATGCAACAATATTGTAATGCTGAAGGGACCTTACAGTCCGTTGGAGACTACCGTGTACTCCACCATTCGTGTGGGAGTATGGAAATCGGTGAAAATAGATACTACTTCGGTTAATGCGGTTCTCCTGGACGCAGATCCGCAGGATCAGCACGATCAGATGATTGTGGCCCACACAACCGTGGAGAGTGCCGATCGGCAGACCCTGACCGCCCGTGGAACCACACTGATGCCCAATATCCACGGATTTGGTGCGCTCATGGCTATGCTCTTCTGTCCCACCATGCAGCTCAAATGCAACAAAGCTGGAACCAGATATGTGTCTATCCTGGCGGGAATGGGTTGCGATCCAGAAACTAATGAGCCTTATTTTGAAGAGCATGACATGGTCATTAATTTGGACGTCAATATTCTCGAAGATGATGTTAACCTG aTCAATCAAATGCGCTATTATATCGATAGTGTCTTTTTCAACTTCAAGGACGAAAATCATCCAGCGGTTAGTGTAAATGAACGTGTTTCTATATACACTCACCTGCGCAGCCTGATAAATCG GCTTCTGTCCAAGGATCGGAGTTACATCGAAATAAATTCGAGCAACTCGGATTACGTATGGGAGAAAAATGAGGATTTGCCAAAGCAGGCTGAGCCGTTCGGCAAGCGGGCCATATTCCCGATGCACAGCATTACGGAGCTCGTAGAAGAGGATATGGGTCACGTGTTGCAATTGGTGGAGAATTGCAACAAGCTGTACGAGTGGCGAAACTT CGAAGGTGTTTTAGCGCCGATGTCTTGCAAACTGTGCAACCAGCTGTTGGAGTCGGTTCCCCAGCTGCGTATGCATCTCCTCACTCAATTGCATCGCGATCGCGAAAAGCAAATCGACTATCACCATCAGTAA
- the LOC119545746 gene encoding uncharacterized protein LOC119545746, with protein sequence MELNVFDDCWELVQRFQRLVNDGENCEFETFCRCWRDMQLQHLFTGQSNHTEVIATTLAALHVAKRLSCSRRTTGDVFAASSAQRIGGFYLLYVIYYKQPTHNFVKIEVSPRTWQELTDYVLQLRMESPERMDTQQVAYMLWRLVQEQAFRFTALDYCQGLDNLVDYDRLEIVAGAKRQKQSALMQKQQRPNNVNLTYELEGLRTLDLASQPLCDLESAYNAQKAQLAGQEQALPPTQIFGQLRNVFAEIQSILGEKKNTAEEDQPTTSASNQLEVRQRVRNKALYGVEKREPQEQAEELEVELEVNEAYQRRMSSATVFQQQLPEDVQREYDEIYDYSDDEKEEAEDSELTEDEVQELLGS encoded by the coding sequence ATGGAGTTGAACGTCTTCGACGACTGCTGGGAGTTGGTGCAGCGATTTCAGAGACTGGTAAACGATGGCGAAAACTGCGAGTTCGAGACGTTCTGCCGTTGCTGGCGGGATATGCAGCTGCAGCACCTCTTCACCGGCCAGTCGAACCACACAGAGGTGATAGCCACCACTCTGGCGGCCCTGCACGTGGCCAAAAGGCTGTCCTGCTCCCGCCGAACCACTGGCGACGTATTCGCAGCTTCTTCCGCCCAAAGGATCGGGGGATTCTATCTGCTCTACGTGATCTACTACAAGCAGCCCACCCACAACTTTGTCAAGATCGAGGTCTCACCGCGCACCTGGCAGGAACTCACCGACTACGTCCTGCAGCTGCGGATGGAGAGTCCGGAGCGGATGGACACCCAGCAGGTGGCTTACATGTTGTGGCGCCTCGTCCAGGAGCAGGCCTTCCGCTTCACAGCGCTGGACTACTGCCAGGGATTGGACAACCTGGTGGACTACGACCGACTGGAGATTGTGGCGGGTGCCAAGAGGCAAAAACAAAGTGCCTTGATGCAGAAGCAACAGCGTCCCAATAACGTCAATCTCACCTACGAACTGGAGGGACTGCGAACCCTGGACCTCGCCAGTCAGCCGTTGTGTGATCTGGAGTCGGCGTACAATGCTCAAAAGGCTCAGCTGGCTGGTCAAGAACAGGCTCTGCCGCCCACTCAAATATTTGGCCAGCTGCGCAATGTTTTCGCCGAAATCCAAAGTATACTGGGAGAGAAAAAGAACACTGCAGAAGAGGATCAACCCACAACTTCTGCAAGCAACCAGTTAGAAGTGCGCCAAAGGGTGCGAAACAAGGCCCTGTATGGCGTTGAGAAAAGGGAGCCGCAGGAACAGGCGGAGGAGTTGGAAGTGGAACTTGAGGTCAACGAGGCGTATCAGCGGAGGATGTCATCGGCAACCGTGTTCCAGCAGCAACTGCCCGAGGATGTACAGCGGGAGTATGATGAGATCTATGATTACAGTGATGACGAAAAAGAGGAGGCCGAGGATAGCGAGCTAACAGAGGATGAAGTTCAAGAACTACTGGGCTCCTAA
- the LOC119545742 gene encoding uncharacterized protein LOC119545742 has translation MRRLKCSVIVYLFLIFDAGHAFSIIGLNKQMLYEYVGNVLVGAKPQDEGHQAPPTTGWIVRGKLTLQRQSELALAAALVIDDVTLNNSGEKFLQNKEMYPPYKPFKIALTPDGAISHVVFKEGDPIWSMNFKRAIASVLQFQMKSSGAFVVDELGIHGTCRTEYFVSNRTNYISIRKTPEVKTCKPYSEAVHITRSNVPPNTCEFDHQKSVIIGNEAIYGMSPHNETGYYLSMAHAKGTTLVHTFESTGVAQFINSELLLNFVNETPIDNPIDIETSMAAEPSNLELQPLDPNDPTGGRSPQQQATLMAQAGALLDSLAEGLETTEFKFSEPYDSTLSDVIKLLSEMDFDSLAKLYGEVDIGTSYRQETIRNIFHEIIPRIGTKASVFLTHHLVLNKLTKPQVAVQLLIPMPFHIFELSAELVQKCEDFLSIGPGLPDVRQAAILSFATLVHNVYVAKGIDNHKFEEYVQKYFNSYLSERDFDQKMLYLQGLNNLQLGNVANYLEPIVQDPNEHEDLKFQAAWTTLALADRRAERIYEVYWPIFESRNASLELRVAAVTLLLISNPTAARLISIHRIIQSETDPHMINYYRTTVTSISETTYPCYQNLRRLLSYMHRHLPQKPESRYWVTGNYIFDYRDSKFGIGAMLQVFLVGDPKSDMPVVAFFKFDTEALGKFTGQLALYIKARGLPDTILNKMQPRNASDPFTFKSIKALLAMLQAPIINSKDLHLEFILQMEGKTVLSYYLNQRMFQQLTYENILERMQQIIRTDSHINMQTVRWPFMNRYTVPTVLGTSSDVLLQTTVLTSLRGNITEQRSPPITRHTLEIDARYSSYASVRSRSYNPFLNLDHEINREQGFLIYIPFSSELHLNESDSKCRRYSFSRPQNLTSGLSFKSRAVTRTRGLITKTASAPFEEIMVPESRYDVVQLFNYSLPDLGVRLSMNTNLNELIKYRGMLLKSEFTENGFSGNVVVTALMYIFGFTQLSSIHLGHDRNFTMLMYNEKTTRIEGNFCAEDVLKTSDLKGKQIGLTLEHTDHVDESHITDGTPKVDALHRWNFTLDVQASTKSNWFKLTGQIQRNSKDDEDDWKACTRLTYEPLVFTKRPHTLNGNVVFGLASEESECPEKGSAVQFAARAGPSEHARAFLRSDKISLTDTDFCPKEVLKFSPIPTSKYCKRSNFENFTSITQYDMDLKFNNMPAWFELWSNRLDHLVSALSADKVDSLHMSQEINISMHTPQDQFRLAVDVNGVKWRFHQIPFLYKLDSKFDASQELTYDSGLKRSCSVINGIVNTFDDHLINLREIAVRPDCLTLLVADCSPLPQMAVFVTPSPVEGSESNYGLRVHIGQNYFNFPARKDNSSQPSDEPVRIYLNHDQTPHDVRQKPYQWPLEASDYDFRVELNEQNILIVEHTQLASTIQFDLYNILNFEIFGVYKHQMCGLCSNPLNHMQNYTICELEASTPTPVPLPNSSKVVVVA, from the exons ATGAGGCGACTCAAGTGCTCCGTGATCGTGT ATCTGTTCCTGATCTTCGACGCCGGCCATGCCTTCAGCATCATTGGCCTCAACAAACAGATGCTCTACGAGTACGTGGGCAATGTCCTGGTGGGTGCGAAGCCCCAGGACGAGGGCCACCAGGCGCCACCCACCACCGGATGGATAGTGCGGGGCAAGCTGACGCTCCAGCGACAGAGCGAACTGGCCTTGGCTGCGGCG CTGGTCATCGACGATGTAACGCTGAACAACTCCGGCGAGAAGTTCCTGCAGAACAAGGAGATGTACCCGCCCTACAAGCCCTTCAAGATCGCCCTCACCCCGGACGGAGCCATCTCGCATGTGGTCTTCAAGGAGGGGGATCCCATTTGGAGCATGAACTTCAAGCGGGCCATCGCATCAGTTCTTCAGTTCCAGATGAAGTCCAGCGGGGCTTTCGTCGTGGATGAG CTGGGCATCCACGGCACCTGCCGCACGGAGTACTTCGTGTCCAACAGGACCAACTACATCTCCATCCGCAAGACGCCGGAGGTGAAGACCTGCAAGCCCTACTCGGAGGCGGTGCACATCACCCGGAGCAACGTGCCGCCGAATACGTGCGAGTTCGATCACCAGAAGAGTGTGATCATTGGCAACGAGGCCATTTACGGAATGTCGCCGCACAACGAGACGGGATACTACCTGAGCATGGCCCATGCCAAGGGCACCACTCTGGTCCACACGTTTGAGTCCACGGGAGTGGCTCAGTTCATCAACTCGGAGTTGCTGCTCAACTTTGTCAATGAGACGCCCATCGATAATCCCATCGATATTGAAACCTCAATGGCGGCAGAACCTTCTAACCTGGAACTACAGCCTCTGGATCCAAACGATCCCACTGGCGGCCGAAGTCCGCAGCAGCAGGCGACACTCATGGCCCAAGCGGGCGCACTCCTGGACAGCTTGGCCGAGGGCCTCGAGACAACGGAATTCAAGTTCTCCGAACCCTATGACTCCACTCTATCCGATGTTATTAAGCTTCTCAGCGAGATGGACTTTGATTCCCTGGCGAAGCTCTACGGGGAGGTGGATATCGGCACCTCCTATCGCCAGGAGACCATCCGCAATATCTTCCACGAAATCATTCCCCGCATTGGAACCAAAGCCTCCGTGTTCCTCACCCACCACCTGGTGCTGAACAAGTTGACTAAGCCGCAAGTCGCTGTGCAACTGCTCATACCTATGCCCTTCCACATCTTCGAGCTCTCGGCCGAGCTGGTGCAAAAGTGCGAGGACTTCCTAAGCATTGGGCCAGGTCTCCCGGATGTGCGGCAGGCAGCTATCCTAAGCTTTGCCACACTCGTCCATAACGTATATGTGGCCAAGGGCATCGACAATCATAAGTTTGAGGAATACGTTCAGAAGTACTTCAATTCCTATCTGA GCGAACGCGACTTCGACCAGAAGATGTTGTACCTGCAGGGCTTGAACAACCTGCAGTTGGGCAACGTGGCCAACTATCTGGAGCCCATCGTTCAGGACCCCAACGAGCACGAGGACCTGAAGTTTCAGGCCGCGTGGACGACTCTAGCACTGGCAGATCGCCGTGCGGAGCGGATATATGAGGTCTACTGGCCGATCTTCGAGTCGCGCAACGCCAGCCTGGAACTGCGCGTGGCCGCCGTCACCCTGCTATTGATTTCCAACCCCACGGCTGCCCGTCTAATCAGCATCCATCGCATCATCCAGAGCGAGACGGACCCGCACATGATCAACTACTACAGGACGACAGTGACGAGCATCTCGGAGACCACATATCCCTGCTATCAGAACCT GCGCCGCCTGCTGTCCTACATGCACCGCCATCTGCCCCAGAAGCCCGAGTCACGCTACTGGGTCACCGGCAACTACATCTTCGACTATCGCGACTCCAAGTTCGGAATCGGAGCGATGCTGCAGGTCTTTCTCGTGGGCGATCCCAAGTCGGACATGCCAGTGGTGGCCTTCTTTAAATTCGACACCGAAGCTCTGGGCAAGTTCACGGGTCAACTGGCG TTGTACATCAAGGCACGTGGATTGCCAGACACCATCCTGAACAAGATGCAGCCGCGAAACGCCAGCGATCCGTTTACCTTCAAGAGCATCAAGGCGCTGTTGGCCATGTTGCAGGCTCCGATCATCAACTCGAAGGATCTGCACCTGGAGTTCATCCTGCAAATGGAGGGCAAGACGGTGCTGTCCTACTACCTCAATCAGCGGATGTTCCAGCAGCTGACCTATGAAAACA TTCTGGAGCGAATGCAGCAgatcatccggacggacagccACATCAACATGCAGACGGTGCGCTGGCCATTCATGAATCGCTACACGGTGCCCACAGTGCTGGGTACCTCCTCCGACGTCCTACTGCAGACCACCGTACTGACCTCGCTTCGTGGCAATATCACGGAGCAGCGTAGTCCACCGATTACCAGGCACACGCTGGAGATCGACGCCCGCTACTCGTCGTACGCCTCGGTGCGCAGCCGCAGCTACAATCCGTTCCTGAATCTGGACCACGAGATTAACCGGGAGCAGGGCTTCCTCATCTACATCCCCTTCAGCAGCGAGTTGCATCTCAACGAGAGCGACAGCAAGTGCCGGCGCTACTCCTTCTCCAGGCCTCAGAATCTGACCAGTGGCCTATCCTTCAAGTCCCGTGCAGTGACCAGGACCAGGGGGCTAATTACCAAGACTGCGTCGGCGCCCTTCGAGGAGATCATGGTGCCCGAGAGTCGATACGATGTG GTCCAACTCTTTAACTATTCACTGCCGGATCTGGGCGTACGACTGAGCATGAACACCAATCTCAACGAGTTAATTAAGTACCGAGGAATGCTGCTCAAATCCGAGTTCACAGAAAA TGGCTTCTCCGGCAACGTGGTGGTCACCGCCTTGATGTATATATTTGGCTTCACCCAGCTAAGCTCCATCCACCTAGGCCACGATCGGAACTTTACGATGTTAATGTACAACGAGAAGACCACCAGA ATCGAGGGAAACTTTTGTGCCGAAGATGTGTTGAAGACTTCAGACCTAAAGGGCAAACAGATTGGCCTGACGCTGGAGCACACAGACCACGTGGACGAATCGCATATTACGGATGGAACACCCAAAGTTGATGCTCTTCACAGGTGGAACTTCACCCTGGACGTTCAGGCCTCGACCAAGTCCAACTGGTTCAAGTTGACTGGCCAAATTCAGCGCAATTCCAAGGACGACGAGGACGACTGGAAG GCCTGCACCAGGTTGACCTATGAACCGTTGGTGTTCACCAAGCGACCTCACACTCTGAATGGCAATGTGGTGTTCGGGTTGGCCAGCGAGGAAAGCGAGTGCCCGGAAAAGGGTTCCGCGGTGCAGTTTGCAGCTAGAGCCGGC CCCTCGGAGCACGCCCGTGCCTTTCTGCGCTCTGACAAGATCTCGCTGACGGACACCGACTTCTGTCCCAAAGAGGTGCTTAAGTTCTCCCCTATCCCCACGTCAAAGTATTGCAAGCGCAGCAACTTTGAGAACTTTACATCGATCACTCAGTATGACATGGACCTGAAATTTAATAAC ATGCCCGCCTGGTTCGAATTGTGGTCCAACCGTCTAGACCACCTAGTCTCCGCCTTATCCGCCGACAAGGTGGACAGTCTGCATATGAGTCAGGAGATCAACATATCCATGCACACGCCTCAAGACCAATTCAGGTTGGCGGTGGACGTCAACGGAGTCAAGTGGCGATTCCACCAGATTCCCTTCTTGTACAAACTGGACTCCAAGTTCGATGCTTCGCAAGAACTTACCTACGACTCGGGTCTTAAACGTTCCTGCTCGGTTATCAATGGTATAGTGAATACCTTCGATGATCACTTGATCAATCTCAGAGAGATTGCGGTGCGTCCTGATTGCCTCACCCTGCTGGTGGCCGACTGTTCGCCGCTGCCCCAGATGGCAGTGTTCGTTACGCCATCGCCTGTCGAAGGTTCGGAGAGCAACTACGGATTACGTGTCCACATCGGGCAGAACTACTTTAATTTCCCCGCCCGAAAAGACAACAGCAGCCAGCCCTCGGATGAGCCGGTGCGCATATATCTCAACCATGATCAAACGCCGCACGATGTGCGCCAAAAGCCCTACCAGTGGCCCCTCGAGGCTAGCGACTACGACTTCCG CGTGGAGCTAAACGAGCAAAACATTCTGATTGTGGAGCACACGCAGCTGGCCTCTACCATCCAGTTCGACCTTTACAACATCCTTAACTTTGAGATCTTCGGCGTGTACAAACACCAGATGTGTGGGCTGTGCAGCAATCCCCTCAACCACATGCAGAACTATACAATCTGCGAGCTGGAGGCGAGCACTCCGACTCCCGTTCCTCTGCCGAATTCTTCCAAAGTAGTTGTAGTTGCATAA